A single region of the Bdellovibrio sp. ArHS genome encodes:
- a CDS encoding sulfite exporter TauE/SafE family protein yields MLELLLLVTAIGAGFLGALLGLGGGLIIVPVLTLVYHVDIRYAIAASLISIVATSSGAAASYLKDSLTNLRLAVFLEIGTVAGAIVGFFISAYIQAKSLFLLFGLLLLFSALMMLRKRAEHLTAENHPWAESLKLNGSYPEGDGHWVDYKVQNVPWGLFAMFGAGILSALLGIGSGIFKVLAMDGAMKLPIKVSSATSNFMIGVTASASAGAYLLRGDVHPEIAAPVAVGIIVGSFVGAKVMTKMPAKRIRQIFVVVLAIVSIQMIVKGLS; encoded by the coding sequence ATGTTAGAGCTTTTGCTGCTTGTCACAGCCATCGGTGCGGGATTTCTTGGGGCTTTATTAGGGCTTGGCGGCGGTCTAATTATCGTTCCGGTTTTGACTTTGGTTTATCATGTCGACATTCGTTACGCTATCGCCGCAAGTCTGATTTCGATCGTGGCGACAAGTTCAGGGGCAGCCGCCAGTTATCTGAAGGATTCTTTGACCAATCTTCGTTTGGCCGTTTTTCTAGAGATCGGAACCGTGGCCGGAGCCATTGTCGGATTTTTCATTTCGGCCTACATTCAAGCCAAGTCTTTATTTCTTCTCTTCGGTCTTTTGCTACTGTTTTCAGCTCTTATGATGTTGCGAAAAAGAGCCGAGCATTTGACGGCGGAAAATCACCCTTGGGCTGAGTCTTTGAAGTTGAATGGATCTTATCCTGAAGGGGACGGTCATTGGGTGGACTACAAAGTGCAGAATGTGCCCTGGGGACTTTTTGCGATGTTTGGTGCGGGAATTCTTTCCGCGCTTCTCGGAATTGGTAGCGGCATTTTTAAAGTTCTGGCGATGGATGGGGCGATGAAGTTGCCCATCAAAGTGTCTTCGGCGACCTCAAACTTTATGATTGGTGTGACAGCTTCTGCCAGCGCGGGGGCGTATCTTTTGCGAGGGGATGTGCATCCCGAAATCGCGGCACCAGTGGCGGTGGGGATTATTGTGGGGTCTTTTGTTGGGGCAAAAGTCATGACGAAAATGCCAGCCAAGCGCATTCGCCAAATTTTCGTGGTGGTTTTGGCCATAGTTTCTATTCAGATGATCGTGAAGGGGCTGTCATGA
- a CDS encoding DUF1634 domain-containing protein, which translates to MTVKAVGSEAEKNLNRLEYRISQLLRSGVLFAGIFLLVGWLWLRWNGANNLSSLTEYRPTSLWESLQWAFLMKDRGLLISYAGLIILVLLPVVRVFLTGILFLKQRENKLAIMAFAVFIALVGSFFLGIDL; encoded by the coding sequence ATGACCGTCAAAGCTGTTGGTTCCGAAGCGGAAAAGAACTTGAATCGTCTTGAGTATCGTATCAGTCAGCTTTTGCGAAGCGGGGTGCTTTTTGCGGGGATCTTTCTTCTGGTGGGCTGGTTGTGGCTGCGTTGGAACGGGGCAAACAACTTGTCTTCTTTGACAGAATACCGGCCGACATCTTTGTGGGAAAGCTTGCAATGGGCGTTTCTGATGAAAGACCGGGGACTCCTTATTTCGTATGCGGGGCTAATTATTCTGGTTTTGCTCCCGGTGGTGCGTGTTTTTCTCACAGGAATTTTGTTTTTGAAGCAGCGAGAGAATAAGCTCGCGATCATGGCTTTCGCCGTCTTCATAGCTCTTGTCGGTAGTTTCTTCTTGGGGATTGACCTCTAA
- a CDS encoding DUF4442 domain-containing protein: MNMKNLKLTAFVNLYGLLKIPLVLFVNPRVVESTEKRFVLKIPLNYRTKNHLNSMYFGALGIGAELSIAAAAVVAISESKQKIDFIFKDFSGQYIKRADGDVHFICDEIEAVRSLIEEAKTNPARLERKMKGYAVVPKTNPTEPVMTYELTLSVRNRSLKS; encoded by the coding sequence ATGAATATGAAAAATTTAAAACTGACTGCTTTCGTTAATTTGTACGGGCTTTTAAAAATTCCTTTGGTTTTATTTGTCAATCCACGTGTGGTGGAATCGACAGAGAAACGCTTTGTTTTGAAAATCCCATTGAATTATCGTACCAAAAATCATTTGAACTCTATGTATTTCGGAGCTTTGGGGATTGGTGCTGAACTTTCCATTGCTGCGGCCGCCGTTGTGGCGATTTCCGAAAGTAAGCAAAAAATTGATTTTATTTTTAAAGATTTTTCGGGTCAGTACATCAAACGCGCTGACGGAGATGTGCATTTTATTTGCGACGAAATCGAAGCTGTGCGCAGTTTGATTGAAGAGGCCAAGACCAATCCCGCGCGCCTAGAAAGAAAGATGAAGGGTTATGCGGTGGTTCCTAAAACCAACCCGACAGAACCCGTGATGACTTATGAGCTGACGTTGTCTGTGCGCAATCGATCACTCAAGTCCTAA